Proteins encoded in a region of the Quercus lobata isolate SW786 chromosome 8, ValleyOak3.0 Primary Assembly, whole genome shotgun sequence genome:
- the LOC115957605 gene encoding extracellular ribonuclease LE-like, protein MESKNSILLSLLMLQCLSLLCVSQSQDFDFFYFVQQWPGSYCDTKQSCCYPNTGKPSANFGIHGLWPNYKDGSYPSNCDPNNSFNQAKISDLISNMQKNWPSLACPSSNSIQFWTHEWEKHGTCSKSVLNQHGYFDTALSLKGKTNLLKALKNAGINPDGSSYSLQNIKNAIKGAIGYTPWIECNVDASGNSQLYQIYLCVDTSGSSLIECPVFPKGKCGSEIEFPSF, encoded by the exons atGGAGTCCAAAAATTCAATCTTGCTAAGCCTTTTGATGCTACAATGTCTCTCACTCCTTTGTGTTTCACAATCACAGGATTTCGATTTCTTCTACTTTGTCCAACAG TGGCCTGGATCATACTGTGACACAAAGCAAAGTTGTTGCTACCCAAACACTGGGAAGCCTTCTGCAAATTTTGGCATTCATGGGCTTTGGCCTAATTACAAGGATGGTTCTTACCCTTCAAATTGTGATCCTAACAATTCCTTTAATCAGGCTAAG ATATCAGACCTCATAAgcaatatgcaaaaaaattggcCATCACTAGCTTGCCCCAGTAGCAACAGTATACAATTTTGGACACACGAGTGGGAGAAACATGGGACATGTTCAAAGTCTGTACTTAACCAACATGGATACTTTGATACAGCTCTCAGTTTGAAAGGGAAGACAAACCTCCTTAAAGCTCTTAAAAATGCAG GAATAAATCCAGATGGGAGCTCTTACAGCTTACAGAACAtcaaaaatgcaataaaaggTGCAATTGGATATACTCCATGGATAGAGTGCAATGTGGATGCATCTGGAAATAGCCAGCTTTACCAGATTTACCTCTGCGTGGATACTTCTGGGTCAAGCCTAATCGAATGCCCTGTGTTTCCTAAGGGAAAATGTGGTTCAGAGATTGAGTTCCCttccttttaa